The genomic segment AATGTCCGTAAGTCATTGTAATTGCTTGAGTTACAAAATTACATTTTCATTGTCCTTTGTGAGTCGCAGACTCATGAGCGTTCCCCTGAAAATAGCCGTAAGAATAGAACACGGATGACACGGATTTAACGGATTTTCGCTGATTTTTTTCTCTTTTTTCTGTCTTCTGTCTTCTATCTTATATCCGCGAATATCCGCATTATCAGCGTCATCAGCGTGCTATTATTTTTCATCTTCCTTTGCTCCCTGTGGGCATATCCGTTTCTCCTGTTTTACACATTTTCCAATTCTAAAATTAGTGCTTCTTCATTACAGTTTGGGAAATGGATACACTTAATGCATTCTCCCCAGATTTTATGTGGTAAAGTAGCTTTATCAACTAACTTAAATCCAAATCTCTTGAAAAAATCGGGATTATAGGTTAAGACAAAGATTTTATTTACCTCAAGTTCTTTTGCAGAAGCAATTGCGGAATCAAGTAATTTAGTGCCTATCCCTTGTTCAGTCATCTCTCTTTTTACAGCTAAAGACCTTATTTCAGCCAGGTCTTTCCAGACAATATGCAAGCCACAACAGCCAATTACCTGACCATCTCTTTCTGCAACAAAAAAATCTCTCATCCCTTCGTATAACTCACTCAAAGAACGAGGTAAGAGATTACCTTTCTGGGCATAAGAGTTAATAAGTTGTTGAATTTCATCAATATCTCTAATTTTGGCTTTACGGATATAAATCTTTTCTTCCATATTTTGTAGGCCACTTTTGATTTAGCTTGTAAATAAAAACAAAAATTTCAGCGACTGCCTGATACAAATCTGGTGGAATCTGGGTATTCAATTCTAATTTCGTTAACACCTCAGCTAAATTTGCATCTTCATAAATAAGGACATTATGGTTTCTGGCGACTTGAATAATGCGTTCGGCTAATTCTCCTTTTCCTTTGGCGACTATTTTCGGTGCATGCCCTTTATCGCCATCATATTCTAAAGCAACTGCTTTCCTTTTGTGAAGGGTATCCATTTTATACCTCTTTTTACTAAAGCGTGAACAGTAAAGAGTGAAAAATGGTAAGCGTTCAGGTGGTGTAACAAAAGGAGATGTGGAGATTAAGGAGATAGGGAGATATTATTAAAAAAATTGAAATTAATAGAAACTAATAGAAATTTATGGAAATTTGTTGTTTTCCA from the bacterium genome contains:
- a CDS encoding N-acetyltransferase, with translation MEEKIYIRKAKIRDIDEIQQLINSYAQKGNLLPRSLSELYEGMRDFFVAERDGQVIGCCGLHIVWKDLAEIRSLAVKREMTEQGIGTKLLDSAIASAKELEVNKIFVLTYNPDFFKRFGFKLVDKATLPHKIWGECIKCIHFPNCNEEALILELENV
- a CDS encoding EscU/YscU/HrcU family type III secretion system export apparatus switch protein, coding for MDTLHKRKAVALEYDGDKGHAPKIVAKGKGELAERIIQVARNHNVLIYEDANLAEVLTKLELNTQIPPDLYQAVAEIFVFIYKLNQKWPTKYGRKDLYP